Proteins from a single region of Pseudodesulfovibrio portus:
- a CDS encoding complex I subunit 4 family protein, with amino-acid sequence MDFGYPVLTILIAFPLIAACGLFFLRAPQVVRYYTMAASLIECLLAIPLINFQLNADFQFVEQIDWVHKWGLQYYLGVDGISILMVLLTIAVLPLCVMCSWTYIGKREKEFHFCLLFMTSAVLGVFCALDLVLFYVFWEAMLIPMYLLIAVWGGDERKYASLKFFLYTLAGSTLLLAAIVAFRITGGTFSIPELMEMNFSFRFQFWAFLAMALAFAIKVPMFPFHTWLPAAHVQAPSAGSVILAAVLLKMGTYGFLRFCLPLTPAASEYFAPMMIAISIVSILYGGAIALGQSDIKKLVAYSSVGHMGFVTLGIFLFNQRGVEGALFQMLNHGIVTGALFMMIGCVYERSHSRDISKNMGLGKYLPAFMFFWGLMALASFGFPGTNGFVGEILVFVGAFQHSTIIGMLCVPGALLAAAYMFRVSLKMAWGKPSTAAGWRDLNAREWVYLTIPAVFVFWIGLAPTPFFKVIDPSVDKLLNDFDKRKVAVVESEQPLQTAAADVLNVLAGKK; translated from the coding sequence TTGGACTTCGGATATCCGGTACTCACAATATTGATTGCATTCCCGTTGATTGCGGCGTGCGGACTCTTCTTCCTGCGGGCTCCGCAGGTGGTGAGGTACTACACCATGGCGGCCTCGCTCATCGAGTGCCTGCTGGCCATTCCGCTGATCAACTTCCAGTTAAACGCTGATTTCCAGTTCGTCGAGCAAATCGACTGGGTCCACAAATGGGGACTCCAGTACTACCTCGGCGTGGACGGCATCAGCATACTCATGGTCCTTTTGACCATCGCGGTCCTGCCGCTGTGCGTCATGTGTTCCTGGACCTACATCGGCAAGCGCGAGAAGGAATTCCACTTCTGTCTGCTGTTCATGACCTCGGCAGTGCTCGGCGTGTTCTGCGCACTGGACCTGGTCCTGTTCTACGTGTTCTGGGAAGCCATGCTCATCCCCATGTACCTGCTGATCGCGGTCTGGGGCGGCGACGAGCGCAAGTACGCTTCGCTCAAGTTCTTCCTGTACACCCTGGCGGGCTCGACCCTGCTGCTGGCGGCCATCGTGGCCTTCCGCATCACGGGCGGCACCTTCTCCATTCCGGAACTCATGGAAATGAACTTCAGCTTCCGCTTCCAGTTCTGGGCCTTCCTGGCCATGGCCCTCGCCTTTGCCATCAAGGTCCCCATGTTCCCGTTCCACACCTGGCTGCCCGCAGCGCACGTCCAGGCGCCTTCTGCCGGTTCCGTCATCCTGGCGGCGGTCCTGCTGAAGATGGGAACCTACGGTTTCCTGCGCTTCTGCCTGCCGCTGACCCCGGCGGCCAGCGAGTACTTCGCCCCCATGATGATCGCGATCTCCATCGTGTCCATCCTGTACGGCGGAGCCATTGCGCTCGGCCAATCCGACATCAAGAAGCTGGTCGCCTACTCCTCGGTGGGCCACATGGGCTTCGTGACGCTCGGCATCTTCCTGTTCAACCAGCGCGGCGTCGAAGGCGCGCTCTTCCAGATGCTCAACCACGGCATCGTCACGGGCGCGCTCTTCATGATGATCGGCTGCGTCTACGAGCGGAGCCACAGCCGCGACATCTCCAAGAATATGGGATTGGGCAAATACCTGCCCGCCTTCATGTTCTTCTGGGGCCTGATGGCGCTGGCGTCCTTCGGTTTCCCCGGAACCAACGGGTTCGTGGGTGAAATCCTGGTCTTCGTGGGTGCGTTCCAGCACTCCACCATCATCGGCATGCTCTGCGTGCCCGGTGCGCTCCTGGCGGCAGCATACATGTTCCGCGTTTCCCTGAAGATGGCCTGGGGCAAGCCCAGTACGGCCGCAGGGTGGCGGGATCTCAACGCCCGCGAGTGGGTCTACCTGACCATTCCCGCGGTGTTCGTCTTCTGGATCGGCCTGGCACCCACGCCGTTCTTCAAGGTCATCGATCCCTCCGTGGACAAGCTGCTGAATGACTTTGACAAGCGCAAGGTCGCGGTTGTCGAATCCGAGCAACCGCTGCAAACCGCTGCCGCGGACGTGTTGAACGTCCTGGCAGGAAAGAAATAG
- a CDS encoding Na(+)/H(+) antiporter subunit D: METSVFYHPSMAFLAFALLVPFVPTQLWMNKAFRGALALIAPLVALYSIFTVVPGNYGAIEYLDQSLLLGRVDALSIVFGQVFAIIAFIGAIYGMHVEDRGHFVCGSLYVAGGFGCVFAGDLLTVFLFWELMSIGSTFLIWQARTKESVGAGFRYFLYHTVGGLFLLGGLLLKYKATGSFAFNAVDPAGAHLYDWLILAGFCVNAAVVPLHAWLPDAYPRASVAGAVYMCAFTTKTAVYVLARGFAGWEVLAIAGTCMAVFGVLYACIENNARRILSYHIVSQVGYMVAGIGIGTAMTLNGAVAHAYAHILYKGLLFMGTGAILYSVGTAKLDKLGGLATKLPWVMVWYMVAALSISGMPLFNGFISKTMTIAGAAEHHRTILALCLEIAAVGTFISVGIKLPYFAFWGGKKEYTGEIKPIPVNMYVGMAICGLLCIAQGVYPHMLYQYLPFPVEGHHFVPWTVDKVINSGLLLGFSGLAFYLTREIITPHAKLNLDFDWFYRLIGKVTMKAVCWPVSKVDDVWTEVYRTVGLRSLIGMGDGTSWFDKKGIDTVVDGSAYTVRNIGRLGAKAQTANLQDYLAWAAVLGLGIFALVWYFG; the protein is encoded by the coding sequence ATGGAGACTAGCGTGTTCTACCATCCCTCCATGGCCTTCCTTGCCTTTGCCCTGCTGGTGCCGTTCGTCCCCACACAGTTGTGGATGAACAAGGCATTCAGGGGCGCGTTGGCCCTCATCGCGCCGCTCGTGGCCCTGTACTCGATCTTCACGGTCGTGCCGGGCAACTACGGGGCCATCGAATACCTCGATCAATCCCTGCTCCTGGGGCGCGTGGACGCTTTGTCCATCGTCTTCGGTCAGGTCTTCGCCATCATCGCCTTCATCGGCGCAATATACGGTATGCATGTCGAGGACAGGGGACACTTCGTCTGCGGATCGCTCTACGTGGCAGGCGGCTTCGGCTGCGTGTTCGCTGGGGATTTGCTGACGGTCTTCCTGTTCTGGGAACTCATGTCCATCGGTTCGACCTTCCTCATCTGGCAGGCGCGGACCAAGGAGTCGGTGGGGGCCGGTTTCCGGTACTTCCTCTACCACACCGTGGGCGGCCTGTTCCTGCTCGGCGGCCTGCTGCTCAAGTACAAGGCCACCGGCAGCTTCGCCTTCAACGCGGTTGACCCTGCCGGCGCGCACCTCTACGACTGGCTGATCCTGGCCGGATTCTGCGTCAACGCCGCCGTGGTGCCCCTGCATGCATGGCTGCCCGACGCATACCCCCGGGCTTCGGTTGCCGGTGCGGTGTACATGTGCGCCTTCACCACCAAGACGGCGGTCTACGTCCTGGCGCGCGGCTTCGCGGGCTGGGAGGTCCTGGCCATCGCCGGTACCTGCATGGCCGTCTTCGGCGTGCTCTACGCGTGCATCGAGAACAACGCCCGGCGCATCCTGTCCTACCACATCGTTTCCCAGGTCGGTTACATGGTCGCGGGCATCGGCATCGGCACAGCCATGACGCTCAACGGCGCCGTGGCCCACGCCTATGCCCATATCCTCTATAAGGGGCTGCTCTTCATGGGCACCGGCGCGATCCTGTACTCGGTGGGCACTGCCAAGCTCGACAAGCTCGGCGGCCTGGCCACCAAACTCCCCTGGGTCATGGTCTGGTACATGGTTGCGGCCCTGTCGATCTCCGGCATGCCGCTGTTCAACGGATTCATCTCCAAGACCATGACCATTGCCGGTGCGGCGGAACATCACCGCACCATCCTGGCCCTGTGCCTGGAAATCGCCGCCGTAGGTACGTTCATCTCGGTGGGCATCAAGCTCCCGTACTTCGCGTTCTGGGGCGGAAAAAAGGAATACACGGGCGAGATCAAGCCCATCCCGGTCAACATGTACGTGGGCATGGCCATCTGCGGCCTGCTCTGCATCGCGCAGGGCGTCTATCCCCACATGCTCTACCAGTACCTGCCGTTCCCGGTCGAGGGACATCACTTCGTTCCCTGGACCGTCGACAAGGTCATCAACTCGGGTCTGTTGCTCGGCTTCTCCGGCCTGGCCTTCTACCTGACCCGCGAGATCATCACCCCGCACGCGAAACTCAACCTGGACTTCGACTGGTTCTACCGCCTCATCGGCAAGGTGACCATGAAGGCGGTCTGCTGGCCGGTGTCCAAGGTGGACGACGTCTGGACCGAGGTCTACCGGACCGTGGGCCTGCGTTCGCTCATCGGCATGGGTGACGGCACTTCCTGGTTCGACAAGAAGGGCATCGACACGGTGGTGGACGGATCCGCCTACACCGTCAGGAACATCGGCAGGCTCGGGGCAAAGGCCCAGACAGCGAACCTGCAGGATTACCTGGCGTGGGCAGCCGTTCTTGGCTTGGGCATCTTCGCCCTGGTATGGTACTTCGGCTAA
- a CDS encoding monovalent cation/H+ antiporter subunit D family protein has translation MEGVTINSQILLPVVITLLVPLFIYLGRGEENRREAFSFIGAFLAFGSVAAMIPKVLAGQVLYYKVTTILPGITIAFAADGLAMVFALIATFLWFLVTSYNIGYMRGLNEHAQTRYYICFAVAIFGAVGVALSANVFTLYLFYEVITVFTYPLVYHHEDQEAKVGARKYIVYLMGTSKLFLLPAMVLTYVLVGHLDFNLVDIQNGMFPPDVIAEHPRLVAMTYWLFILGIGKAALMPFHNWLPSAMVAPTPVSALLHAVAVVKAGVFCVSRIVLSAFGTKTAAALTMSQVYIGSPGSWLGDLSVGLGTAYIAAFTLTVASFIALTKDDIKARLAYSTVAQLSYVVIGVTMLVDSAVQGGIMHIAHHAFSKITLFMAAGAIYVACHLKKISLMDGLGRRMPLTFAAFGIASLSMIGMPPVCGFVSKWYLVNGTLDAHQWPLLVALLLSTALNAGYFVPITYRAFFKKPAPEANIGQFNEPSLTMVIPLCITAFISVFLGLYPQTFLNFVNVFGKF, from the coding sequence ATGGAAGGCGTAACTATAAATAGTCAAATTCTTCTGCCGGTGGTGATCACTCTGCTCGTGCCGCTCTTCATCTACCTCGGAAGGGGAGAGGAGAACCGGCGCGAGGCGTTCAGCTTCATCGGCGCGTTTCTGGCATTCGGTTCCGTCGCCGCGATGATCCCGAAAGTCCTCGCCGGCCAGGTCCTGTATTACAAAGTAACCACCATTCTCCCCGGCATCACGATAGCCTTTGCGGCGGACGGGCTGGCCATGGTCTTCGCCCTGATCGCCACGTTCCTCTGGTTCCTCGTGACCAGCTACAACATCGGCTACATGCGGGGACTCAACGAACATGCGCAGACCCGGTACTACATCTGCTTCGCGGTGGCCATTTTCGGCGCCGTGGGTGTGGCCCTGTCCGCCAACGTGTTCACGCTGTACCTCTTCTACGAGGTCATCACCGTGTTCACGTACCCGCTGGTCTATCACCACGAGGACCAGGAAGCCAAGGTGGGGGCACGCAAGTACATCGTCTACCTGATGGGTACTTCCAAGCTCTTCCTCCTTCCGGCCATGGTGTTGACCTACGTGCTGGTCGGCCACCTGGACTTCAATCTCGTGGACATCCAGAACGGCATGTTCCCGCCCGACGTCATCGCCGAACACCCCAGGCTGGTCGCCATGACCTACTGGCTGTTCATCCTCGGCATCGGCAAGGCGGCGCTCATGCCCTTCCACAACTGGCTGCCTTCGGCCATGGTCGCGCCCACTCCGGTCTCGGCCTTGCTGCACGCGGTGGCCGTTGTTAAGGCGGGCGTGTTCTGTGTCAGCCGCATCGTGCTTTCCGCCTTCGGCACCAAGACCGCTGCGGCCCTGACCATGAGCCAGGTCTACATCGGTTCGCCGGGCTCCTGGCTCGGAGACCTGTCCGTCGGCCTGGGCACGGCCTACATAGCGGCCTTCACCCTGACCGTGGCCTCGTTCATCGCCCTGACCAAGGACGACATCAAGGCCCGGCTGGCCTATTCGACCGTGGCCCAGCTCTCATACGTCGTCATCGGCGTGACCATGCTGGTGGATTCGGCGGTACAGGGCGGCATCATGCATATCGCCCACCACGCCTTCTCCAAGATCACACTCTTTATGGCCGCAGGCGCCATTTATGTCGCCTGCCACCTGAAGAAGATCAGCCTCATGGACGGCCTGGGACGGAGGATGCCGCTGACATTCGCTGCCTTCGGTATCGCTTCGCTGTCCATGATCGGCATGCCGCCGGTCTGCGGCTTCGTCTCGAAATGGTATCTGGTCAACGGCACGCTCGACGCGCACCAGTGGCCGCTTCTGGTGGCGCTGCTGCTGTCCACCGCGCTCAACGCCGGCTACTTCGTGCCGATCACCTACCGCGCCTTCTTCAAGAAGCCCGCGCCGGAGGCGAACATCGGCCAGTTCAACGAGCCGTCCCTGACCATGGTCATACCGCTGTGCATCACGGCGTTCATCTCGGTGTTCTTGGGTCTGTATCCGCAGACTTTCCTGAACTTCGTCAACGTCTTCGGCAAGTTCTAG
- the nuoK gene encoding NADH-quinone oxidoreductase subunit NuoK, giving the protein MSALTLYQIVSLLLLCAGLFGLTQRRSLVGMLISVELMLNGAGLSMVAAAQLTDFSAVLGQLGTLFVMGLAAAEATLVLAMIVVVARRFKSAKTSDITTLKE; this is encoded by the coding sequence ATGAGTGCTCTGACCCTGTATCAAATCGTATCTTTGCTGCTCCTGTGCGCGGGCCTGTTCGGCCTCACGCAGCGCCGGAGCCTTGTCGGCATGCTGATCTCGGTGGAACTGATGCTCAACGGCGCGGGGCTGTCCATGGTGGCGGCCGCGCAGCTCACGGACTTCAGTGCGGTCCTCGGCCAGCTCGGCACCCTGTTCGTCATGGGGCTCGCCGCAGCCGAGGCCACGCTGGTCCTGGCCATGATCGTCGTCGTCGCACGGCGATTCAAATCCGCCAAAACCAGTGACATCACTACTTTGAAGGAATAG